A window from Citrus sinensis cultivar Valencia sweet orange chromosome 3, DVS_A1.0, whole genome shotgun sequence encodes these proteins:
- the LOC127901015 gene encoding uncharacterized protein LOC127901015, producing MGEHEGRREPPSGLLLNGLLPNEAGSVIRPLDPGRWLKAEEITAELIARIQPDPFSEERRNAVAAYVRRLIIQCFPCQVFTFGSVPLKTYLPDRDIDLGAFSDDQTLKDTWAHLVRDMLENEEKNEHAEFRVKEVQYIQAEVKIIKCLVDNFVVDIAFNQLGGLCTLCFLDEVDHLINENHLFKRSIILIKAWCYYESRILGGHHGLISSYALVTLVLYIFHVFNGSFAGPLEVLYRFLEFFSKFDWDNFCLSLWGPVPISLLPDVTAEPPRKYGGVLLLSKSFLDSCRYAYADFPCGQENQGQPFVSKHFNVIDPLRVNNNLGRSVSKGNFFRIRTAFAFGAKGLARLLDCPNEDLYNEVNQFFMNTRDRHGSGIRPDAPRNDLWRLRLSNRDHQHEPENLHNNSGLGGKRNEISIGCESQVDRSHGSASSQHINSPVESTFRVSSVSTVSRTQTQKNYGNLNSTRAFDQGRRDASINQNANNDKGNRSFKPDTMIGDIKGRYLFARTRSSPELTDTYGEVTSQGRPKKPPESVKCQMSSSKLENSRRKNLESDILASHDIRSSTDNPSSVSHTASCQSFDATADSNSVFNSYGDDLVLGAMSEEFSSVAGTQGMQQEEQDLVNLMASSMAHGFNGQVRIPLNLASGHLPLPLPHSILTSMGYSQRNLGGMVPTNLPFIETASGANMQFPQSLVSSPLTHFFPGVGLTSSSEDSLERGNENFGPVETNPMEGDNDYWHQQDRGSGGGFDLENGNFEMLQSDDKQQSTSAGYNLLPSSQIGASSSARRAPHKFNKDARESMREDHEDSFHYLDSRGNEVYFDDRSASSRSMPASHTSSVKSKTNSESSWEGSSAKVSKPAKEKRGRKMASTASPVYGKGSSVSENSSVQADEDNKEWNLLPTMGSEIPDRSVGLQSLAPLHIPRHQMPGSEEAQTSGSESVIPIAPVLLGHGARQRSPDNSEVVPWTFYPTGPPVSFFTMLPMYNFPTESGTSDASTSHFSGEEGLGSSDSGQKFDMSEGLDQSEASSTSISMRRSAHVEPLEHKFDILNSDFPSHWQNLQYGRFHNLLVISNLE from the exons ATGGGAGAGCATGAAGGGCGGAGAGAGCCACCAAGTGGGCTATTATTAAACGGGTTATTGCCCAATGAAGCAGGTTCAGTGATCCGACCACTTGACCCGGGACGATGGTTGAAGGCAGAGGAGATAACTGCAGAGCTTATTGCCCGCATTCAGCCCGACCCCTTTTCCGAAGAACGCCGCAATGCTGTTGCAGCTTATGTTCGGCGCCTCATTATCCAATGCTTTCCTTGTCAG GTTTTTACTTTTGGGTCTGTACCCCTTAAGACCTATTTACCAGATAGGGACATTGACTTAGGAGCTTTTAGTGATGATCAAACTTTGAAGGACACATGGGCTCATCTGGTGCGTGATATGttggaaaatgaagagaagAATGAGCATGCTGAATTCCGTGTCAAGGAGGTTCAGTACATTCAGGCAGAA GTAAAGATAATAAAGTGCCTTGTCGATAATTTTGTTGTAGACATAGCATTTAACCAGCTTGGTGGGTTATGCACTCTTTGTTTCCTTGATGAG GTTGATCATTTGATAAATGAGAATCATCTTTTCAAGCGCAGCATTATACTGATAAAGGCTTGGTGTTATTATGAAAGCCGAATATTGGGTGGTCACCATGGACTTATATCATCTTATGCCTTGGTCACATTGGTTCTTTACATATTTCATGTTTTCAATGGTTCTTTTGCTGGTCCGCTTGAG GTCCTTTATCGTTTTCTAGAGTTTTTTAGCAAGTTTGACTGGGACAACTTCTGTCTAAGCCTTTGGGGTCCTGTACCCATCAGTTTGCTTCCAGATGTAACGG CGGAACCTCCTCGAAAATATGGTGGAGTGTTACTTCTTAGCAAATCGTTTCTTGATTCTTGTAGGTATGCATATGCTGATTTTCCCTGTGGCCAAGAAAATCAGGGCCAACCCTTTGtttcaaaacattttaatgTCATCGATCCTTTGCGTGTAAACAACAACCTTGGGCGCAGTGTTAGTAAAG GTAACTTCTTTAGGATACGCACGGCATTTGCATTTGGGGCTAAAGGGCTGGCAAGGTTACTTGATTGTCCCAATGAGGACTTATATAATGAAGTAAATCAGTTTTTTATGAATACCCGGGATAGACATGGTAGCGGCATTCGTCCGGATGCACCAAGGAATGACTTGTGGCGCTTGCGATTGTCAAATCGAGACCATCAACATGAGCCTGAGAATCTCCACAACAATTCAGGTTTAGGTGGCAAAAGAAATGAGATTTCCATTGGTTGTGAATCTCAAGTTGACAGATCGCATGGTAGTGCTTCATCTCAGCATATTAATAGTCCTGTTGAAAGTACTTTTAGGGTCAGTTCTGTTTCCACAGTTTCTCGTACACAAACCCAAAAGAACTATGGTAACTTGAATAGCACCAGGGCTTTTGATCAGGGTAGAAGGGATGCTAGTATTAATCAGAATGCAAATAATGATAAAGGTAACAGAAGTTTTAAACCTGATACAATGATTGGTGACATTAAGGGTAGATATCTGTTTGCACGGACACGCTCTAGCCCCGAGCTTACAGACACGTATGGTGAAGTTACCTCCCAAGGGCGGCCTAAGAAACCCCCAGAAAGTGTAAAATGCCAGATGTCTTCTTCAAAGTTGGAGAATAGTAGAAGGAAGAACTTGGAATCTGATATTTTGGCAAGCCATGACATTAGATCTTCAACTGACAATCCTTCATCTGTTAGTCACACTGCATCCTGTCAGAGCTTTGATGCTACTGCTGATTCAAACAGTGTGTTTAATAGTTACGGTGATGATCTGGTCTTGGGTGCTATGAGTGAAGAATTTTCTTCTGTTGCAGGGACACAAGGGATGCAACAGGAAGAGCAAGATCTTGTGAACTTGATGGCATCTTCCATGGCTCATGGTTTTAATGGACAGGTCCGCATTCCACTGAATTTAGCTTCTGGTCACTTACCTCTTCCTCTACCACATTCAATTCTAACTTCAATGGGATATTCTCAGAGAAATTTGGGTGGAATGGTTCCCACCAATCTTCCCTTCATTGAGACTGCATCGGGTGCCAACATGCAGTTTCCCCAAAGTTTGGTTTCCTCACCATTAACCCATTTTTTTCCTGGTGTTGGATTGACCTCAAGCTCGGAAGATTCACTTGAACGCggtaatgaaaattttggtcCTGTGGAAACGAACCCTATGGAGGGTGATAATGATTACTGGCATCAGCAGGACCGGGGTTCTGGTGGCGGATTTGATCTTGAGAATGGAAATTTTGAGATGCTTCAGTCTGACGATAAGCAGCAATCAACTTCAGCTGGTTATAACCTTCTTCCTTCATCTCAGATAGGTGCCTCTAGCAGTGCTAGAAGAGCTCCACATAAATTCAACAAAGATGCCAGGGAGTCAATGAGGGAAGATCATGAAGATTCTTTCCATTATCTAGATAGTAGAGGTAACGAGGTTTACTTTGATGACAGATCTGCCAGTTCAAGATCTATGCCTGCTTCACATACAAGTTCTGTGAAAAGTAAAACCAATTCTGAGAGTTCTTGGGAAGGATCATCGGCAAAGGTCTCAAAACCAGCTAAAGAAAAAAGGGGTAGAAAAATGGCTTCTACTGCTTCTCCAGTGTATGGAAAAGGTAGTAGTGTGTCAGAAAATTCTTCTGTTCAGGCTGATGAAGACAACAAAGAATGGAATCTGCTTCCAACCATGGGGTCTGAAATACCAGACAGGAGTGTAGGACTTCAATCCCTTGCTCCTTTACATATTCCAAGGCATCAAATGCCCGGATCTGAAGAAGCTCAGACAAGTGGGTCAGAATCAGTGATTCCGATTGCTCCTGTCCTCTTAGGTCATGGTGCTCGACAAAGGTCCCCGGACAATTCAGAGGTTGTTCCCTGGACCTTTTATCCCACAGGTCCACCTGTTAGCTTTTTTACGATGCTTCCAATGTACAACTTCCCAACTGAGTCAGGAACCTCTGATGCATCAACAAGCCATTTTAGTGGGGAAGAGGGCCTGGGAAGCAGTGATTCTGGTCAAAAGTTTGATATGTCTGAGGGACTTGATCAGTCAGAGGCGTCAAGTACTTCAATTTCTATGAGAAGGTCTGCTCATGTCGAACCATTGGAGCACAAGTTTGACATTCTCAACAGTGACTTTCCTAGCCATTGgcaaaatttacaatatgGCCGGTTTCACAATCTTCTTGTAATTAGCAATTTAGAgtga